The region TTTGTCATTTGTTGGACATTTATAAGCAAATCCAGATTCGAAATGTGGGTGGGCGGACAAGGTCGGGTAggcaggagctggagcaggagccGGGCTACCAGTCTGCGGGTCCTCGTCTCGTTAGCATACGCATTGAAATCGGGCCTTGTGGCCAAACTCTCAAGCAAATGAAATTGAATGCCCCTTCCAAGCAGTTCAACTCAACTGTAAGAGCTTTAAAAGTATTTGCAAGTTCACAAGTAACAGGAAAATGTTTAATTCATTTGAAATGAACTCTCAAGAATTTAGACTCCATTGTGGGGGAATGGGCTATAATggattaataatattaaaaggataATTAGCTCTTGAAATGggtaatttaatttcattattacagACAGGTTAATATACAGACAGAAATCATTCAAGTCAAGATATCCCTGATATTAAACCAAAGAAAAACACCAAGTAAACTAACACCCAATCTCGACTTTCATTCTTTACTTACCTCCTCGGATGAATTGCATCATTTTTCTACGCTATCCCACTCTGATCCCCCGCTTAGCCGGAAAGCACTTTTCACTTTGGTGAAACTTTGGCAAACAATAAACCAAATACCAGGAGCCATATACCATATACCATATACCATATGTGTGTGCAAAGTGAGCTCTTCGAATTTGTCTTAGATCGATTCCCGGGAGCCCCTAGATTCTTGGCCGAGAGTTGGAAAAGGCAAACAGTGGAGGAGGAGCCAACTTTTGCCAACCAACGGATGCCACTGAGAGCAGTCTGACAATCGCCGCCTGGGGCGGTGGCCTTTTCTCCTCACAATCCGACGTCAGGTGGAATAGTATCAGGCCCCCGTATGCGGCCGTGTGCACCTGAGCGTTGGGCATTTTCAtccagatacaaagatacaaataTGTGCATAGCATTTAACGACTGGCCATTGCTTTTGGTTAGACATTTGGGTGCACGTGGAAAACCTGGCTAGCAGATGAAATTCAATTTCGAGCCATTGACAAACAGACGTGATGAATTCCAGTACGGAGGATATAACATGGAATTAATGTGAGCTGGCCGAAGGTCGCAGCAGTTCTGGCCAATACGAAAGTTTCCGCATTTTCAGCCATCCGTTAGAACTTGGCTGCTTTGTGATTTTTATGTGGCCATAAATTGCCAGCATACTGCCATGTGTATCTCAATCCTTTGCTGGCCCTCCAAAGCTGGCTaaaatttatggccaaaagATAGATTCTGCTTGCTGGATGCTGGCTGACTAGATGGATGCTGAAAGAAACACTATCGATTGTTTTCCAATTtgtgtaatttgttgtttattttgtttataactACATCAATAAATTATGTATCGTATCGTATAATTCATAATTATACTCTTTGAAAGCGTGAGAACATATTGGAATTGCAATTCGGCAGCTGGGTTCCTGATTCTGGTTCTATGTCGCTTGGAATAGATCCATTTTCTTGCTTCAAACTCCTCCTGCTTTTTCACTTGTGATATCTTCTGATTGGAAGTATAGGCGATTTTCAAAGAGTATATGCGTAAGTATTATCGAGACATCGGCCTGCCGAAGAACTATCTGAATTcgcgtttatgtttaaattggtGACAacatttgtagatcgattgtGGGCTACTACTTATAGAACCGTCTCCTCATTCTCTCCGCCATTCTAAGCCTGGACACTGTTTAGTTTAATCTACCACTGATATCGGCGATGCTTCCCTTTACAATAATGTCTGCGCCCAAGTTACAATAATATTCATACCTAATTCTTCATATTATATAGTTTGAGGTGTTTTTCAATTAGCTTTCGTATTGCAAATGGCTGGGGACTAATTACTTTCTGTGTGTTTGAGTGTGTATGAAGTGTGGTTTTGGGTGTACATGTGGTTATAGTGCTTGGTGTGGTGCGGAGAACCGAATTAATAAGGCCACTTATCcatatatgtgtatgtatgtactgTATATAGTTGTCAAACACCCATCCCCTGCCGAAGGATAATGAACCATCCTGCCATTCTGATAATCCCTTCGTTCTTTTCTTAGCTTCTCTACAACTTtgtcgaatcgaatcgaatatTCTGACGAAAAATCGCATTATGATCTAGCCTTAACTAAAGTGGCCTTTAGGTATTTGTGTTAAGAGTAGTATGGGCGTgagaaatttcataaatttttgtgTGGCTCTAGTATTTTGATAAGTGTGCCAAATTGAAGTTGCGTCTAGTGTCTCTGTGTGTATTGAATAATTTTCTACCCGATATTGCTGTAATTATTTTGCACTTGCGCTAGTATTTAATATTGAACAATACTTTGTTGTGGCGGCtacaattaattattatttgtttactAAGACCGATTAGTTATTAAGGATTGGTTTCACTTGTGGCTGTTTCTGGTAGTGCGTTTGCTTTCCTATTTGAGGTTACGGCTTTACGATTactaatttcattttaatgttttctttttgttttttttttttgtttttcaagtcGATCACTAAGCCGAGGGTTAACTAATTAACTACGTTCTCATTATTGTAATGTTCAGCTCAAATTCATGTTCTGCATCCATGTACATTTCACATATGCTAATAAAAAACCATCCGCTCGATTGGGCTCCAGTTCATTTAACTATGTACGctataaatgtatatatttgcCGATTCGCCTCTTGGCTAAATGTACAGTAACAGATATAACCCTATATGCAAATAGGCTTGTATTCCTTCAAATCGCTCGCTTTCGATTTAGCTTTTACTTAAGTGTTCGCTCTATAACTTGTATGCTTCATTTTTAGCTGAATGGGGTCGAGCACTAGTGACCCTATTTACAGGATTCGGGGGGAAGTGTTCGGTTAGGCGGTAATACGTTTTATAATTTCATATGTAGCAACGAAAATAGTCTAATTGTCGATGTAAAACACaagaaataaattaagtgCTGGCGCGTATATATAACTAAATCGTATGGATGTGTTAACATTAAACGTAGCTCTAGTGTCTGGAGTGGGGAGATTGTAGACAGTAAGCtgattgctgttgctgtttccTGTTTGCTGGCCGATGGCTGATGGCTGCGATTCTAGTGATTTCTGAAGTAAAAGTTGTTGTTACGGATGTTGCCACGCGTTCGCCAGCGGATGCAGCTGAGCAGGGCCACACGAGCGGCACGCAACAGCACCTGACCGTAGGCGCAACAGGCACACACCCGTCGCACCCGCTCGGCCAGGCTGCGACGCCGGCAGCGGCGGTGGGCGGTAACGGGACGGTGCCATCGGGGTAAATCCTGCCGGCGGCGCCGCATCTGATGTCACTTGCGGCGCCGGAAGACGCGACGCAGAGCCTTTCGCCAGAAGAATCGATGCGACTTGGTCTTGGTGTGGGGTGGAGCTTCGACCATCTCCTCCAACTCGGCAATATCGAAATCAGCCACCGCCATCTCCGTGTCGGTGGCGAGACGACGTCTTGTAGGTGTTGCTGGCGCAGTGCACGCCATGGACGTAGTACTGGTTACATGCGGTTGCGGAGTTGGTGGAGCCGAGGCCGTGGCCGCGAATGGCGGCACCAGATACGGACGCGCCTTCAACGCCGCCATAGCTGCCGCCGAAGTTGATGCGATTGATGAAATGGACGCCAGAGTGGCCACCGATTCCGAAGGCTCCACACATGCCGCTTCCGATACTGTTCCTCTTACTGCTCTTGTTCCCGATCCTATTCGTCCCGCCACGTCCTCTGCTCCCACTGCTGGCTGGGTGGCGCGCAGCCAACAACCAGGCTGCATCGTATCTTATCTAAGCCACGGGTGCTGCAAACACTCCGCGGCGGTGGCCCGCTTGGCCGGATCAAACTCCAGCATGGGCTTGAGGAACGATGCGAACGACTCGGCATCGCTGTGCGACCACTCGTACTTCTCCAGCAGCACGTCCATCAGGCCCCAGGGCTTCAGGCCCGTTATGTTCCGCAACTCACCCTCGCGGTTAAACGATTGCTGCGCGTAGGTGCCTCGGAAAACGATGCGCCGTGGAATGGGACCCAGGAGCTCAATGATGTGCGCCAGGTGATCCTCGTCGCGGGAGTAGGTGTCGCCAGAATGCGGCTCGAACAGATAGTCGCCGGTTGCGAGCTCGAAGACCATGCATGCAGTGCTCCAGATGTCCGCAGAAGTATCGTAGCCGGAGCCTAGGATCACCTCCAGGGAGCGGTACTGCCGCGTCTGGATGTCCTCAGTGAAGTGCTTGTCCACCCAGCAGGCATTACCCAGATCGGCGATTTTCACATCCACCGAACACTCCTCCAGCGCCGGATCACGTTTGGGGCGATGCTTAACTTgcggtggcggcggaggtGGTGGTAACAGTGGCTCCGAATACGGCCCGTTACACCACGAAGAGTTGTCCACAGACTCGCTTGAGATTTTCGAAATGCTGTTCGAGTTGGGCTTCGAACTTGTGTTGTTATTCaatggctgctgctgctgctgcttcgaCTTTTCCTTCTTGGATTGCTGCGGCATTTTCTTGCCATTTGATTGTCCCTTCAAAGTGCCGCTCGAATTGCTAATGGAGTTACTGTTAGAATTGCtaatgctgctgctgccgttggTCTGGTGGCTCTTGAGCGCATTGCTAATGTCGCCGCTGCTGACCGAGTTCTCCAGCTGCGCAGACTGCTGACCTTGCTGTTGATTTCCCTTatctggaaacaaaaaattaatcaacAAGTTCTTCAGAGGATCGATTGAAAGTCAAACTTACTCTTATTCTTGTTCCTTTTCCTCTTCTTTTTGGCCTTTTCAGTGCCATCCGACGGTGGCTGTTGCTCCTCCCCGCCAGTCTTTCGCTCTTGTTCCTCCTTGGCCACCACAGGCTGGCCAGCAGCCGCAGTATCATTTTCTTCAACCGGATCCTGTTCCTTGTTGACTTctacatcatcatcatcggcaTCGGAGTCGCCGGCATCGCCATTCTGGACTGAATTGTGGTTAACGCCAAAGTTGGTCTGCTCCTCACCATCCATGCCCTCGACCTGACCTCCTGTCTGCTCCAGATAGTCACGCTGCTTCTTGAACAGCTCCATGCGCCTCTTGGCCTTCTTCTTTAGTTTCTTCTTGCGGTTTTTGCTCATCTTGCCGGTGATGGGTGGCTCGCGGTATTCCTTTGGCGCCCGGCTGACCAGCGACGGGTACATCTTGGAGTTCATGCAGTACAACTGGGTGGCTTCGGTGGCCAGGGAGCGGACATGGGGCTCGTCGACGCAAAGCAGCACATTCTCGGGCTTGATGTCGGTGTGGATGATCTTGCAGCAAGTGTGCAAGTAGTCCAGACCCTCGAGCACCTGTCGAGTGATGGTCTTCACGTTGTTCAACGGAATACCGCGATAATTCGACTTCCGGATAAGCTTCAACAAGTTGTCGCCGAGCACCTCGAACACCATGCATATGTGGGTGCCATTAACACCGGTTATCTTGAAATCGTCCAGCATCTGGACGGTTTTCTGGCGCCTGGGATTCGACGGATCAGTTTCACGGACCGTCCTGAGTATTTTAATCTCGTCCTTGGCCGTTTCGGCAAAGTGCGGAGCAGACTTGACAATCTTGATGGCCACATAGCGCTCCTGCTGTAGGTCCCAGCATAGCCAAACGGTCG is a window of Drosophila bipectinata strain 14024-0381.07 chromosome 2R, DbipHiC1v2, whole genome shotgun sequence DNA encoding:
- the SRPK gene encoding LOW QUALITY PROTEIN: SRSF protein kinase 3 (The sequence of the model RefSeq protein was modified relative to this genomic sequence to represent the inferred CDS: substituted 2 bases at 2 genomic stop codons) produces the protein MNSKADVNRRVLTIQAKKKRHKNNKKRGKQNGNASQEQQPPQHPNPNPNSGPSAPDNANNSHVEVLHAGNAGNKSNVSAKASASFSKATGNVSTSSGGSASTTDQYQPPAPPPKPNQKQQKQNQQQQQQQQPPRSSSNDSYESELASENEEQELKEDYCKGGYHPVNIGDLFQGRYHVIRKLGWGHFSTVWLCWDLQQERYVAIKIVKSAPHFAETAKDEIKILRTVRETDPSNPRRQKTVQMLDDFKITGVNGTHICMVFEVLGDNLLKLIRKSNYRGIPLNNVKTITRQVLEGLDYLHTCCKIIHTDIKPENVLLCVDEPHVRSLATEATQLYCMNSKMYPSLVSRAPKEYREPPITGKMSKNRKKKLKKKAKRRMELFKKQRDYLEQTGGQVEGMDGEEQTNFGVNHNSVQNGDAGDSDADDDDVEVNKEQDPVEENDTAAAGQPVVAKEEQERKTGGEEQQPPSDGTEKAKKKRKRNKNKNKGNQQQGQQSAQLENSVSSGDISNALKSHQTNGSSSISNSNSNSISNSSGTLKGQSNGKKMPQQSKKEKSKQQQQQPLNNNTSSKPNSNSISKISSESVDNSSWCNGPYSEPLLPPPPPPPQVKHRPKRDPALEECSVDVKIADLGNACWVDKHFTEDIQTRQYRSLEVILGSGYDTSADIWSTACMVFELATGDYLFEPHSGDTYSRDEDHLAHIIELLGPIPRRIVFRGTYAQQSFNREGELRNITGLKPWGLMDVLLEKYEWSHSDAESFASFLKPMLEFDPAKRATAAECLQHPWLRXDTMQPGCWLRATQPAVGAEDVAGRIGSGTRAVRGTVSEAACVEPSESVATLASISSIASTSAAAMAALKARPYLVPPFAATASAPPTPQPHVTSTTSMACTAPATPTRRRLATDTEMAVADFDIAELEEMVEAPPHTKTKSHRFFWRKALRRVFRRRKXHQMRRRRQDLPRWHRPVTAHRRCRRRSLAERVRRVCACCAYGQVLLRAARVALLSCIRWRTRGNIRNNNFYFRNH